AGCATTCATCAAATATTAGTTTGTCAAAAGTTCAACTATTACAACAACTTTTGCCCGCAGCCTAAAGGGCGTTCTTTACAGAACCACAGCTTTTAGTCAACAATGCTGAATCACATTCTAGTCATTCCATAGTCACTAGCAGGTTTGGTGAGGCATAGATCAAATCTGGCCGTGTCAGGTGAGGTGAAAGGAGGTTTGTGGGTAGCTGGAACCATCTCAATGTACCACGCTCCACTCTGATGTACTGTAGACCTTGGCTTGGAACTAGGCTGTTTTACTGAGCTTTATACTGAAAGCTATACTGCTGATGCTCTACTTCATTAGTCCTACACATTAATCAACAATCACTTTACATCTCCCACTAGAATGTGTGTTAGAGATTGTCACTAAAAGGAAAACAAGTGGACGTGTTTCTACAAGCCGGTTGTTCATTAACCTAGATAAGAGCCCTCACGCAAGACACAACTTGCTGCAAGAACTATGGAAACAAACTGACAATCTTCATCTCTGTGATACTTCTCTCTGTAGGAACGCTACAATGATATAGGCCTCACGTAGCTATGgcaacaacagaacagacagtgaaactggaaacacaATAAAATGGCAGCTTTCCATCCTCTCTCAAATGCCAGGTAGTGCACGTTACAATGTGTTCAGAAAGGGTTAAAAGCGTAGCCTGTTGGTTTATGGAGTGGAATGCACTGAATGTGACCTAGGTCTGTTGCTCAGTCTGAGCACTAAAATGGTTATTGAAATGTCACTGGCTTCTGGACAGATTTTTATAACCCTCTCAGAAAATCAACAAGATATGAGAAGCTGGCATCAAGTCAGATCATCCTTCTCAGAAATACCAAGGAATAGTAGTTAAACATAGACTATACATTAGGGGCCGTAATGAATGACTGGGACTAGGTTATACTCAAGGGAATAGTGGGAAATGTCACCAAGACTTAACCCtctacactcgtgggaattggcctatatggatagggcgaaattgaaatgtttcttacagaaaaaatatgaaaagcatatgcataaccattgtAGCAACTGAAAGGGAAGAGTTTGTAGATCATGGGAAAATGAGTAGACCAAAAGGTGAGTACACAACAGTTCAGCTGGCACAAGACTGAATTCAACCATTCCACTGTTGATTTTATATTTACTCTACTTTTGTCACAGTTGTTGATAACGAAatatactctggatacattcagtaacataataatATTCCTGGAAattgtggggtaggtgcaacataagggtctaactggtgtctccWAgtggacacacacctctccaaagtgcgcACAGTTCCTAAgacatttcaatgcacttttatgactcaaagaagagtcttgaactctcctagctgtgccgttgtgGAACYaaagcaagcacacttgtagttgtttagtTTGGGACACAACCCGGCATCCACCgacatcacacaattactgttgttatttacacaatccaaaaaacggtccattataaatcgcaatatGGGTCAGGCGGGCATGATTttaaagcttgttctattgccatcATGACTAACTAAGTTATCAAACAGGATCTTACAgcgttaggctttcacaaggcaatacAGAGGAACATATAGTCATTTAGGTGTGTAGAAAGAAGTCCTAAGTGCATTCAGGTGCTTGTTCCGCACAATAAACAGACtccttctgttcagaacaaccaggGTCTGACCACGTcaccttgtaactgtacatcaaacatagtgatcacaAACGTTGATACTGTACATGACATGAGGTTTATGATATGGAGacgtgaagtgcacatttggactcacaggcGTTTGGCtggcttgtatgacatcaaagcggtatttagtATAATCCTCAacttctcatctttcaaaatacattgagtcatCTTCATTTGCAGCATATCCCTCACCCAGACAACAAAGAATTTGCAAAAGTTTACCAATTAGTAGTAGGGATGGGTGCTCAAAACCAATGCAGAGCCAGGGCTCTGACATGTTagtgtacagccactgcgttccaattgtAGGCGCTtattagtgcccaaatctgccattttcaaccagtATACGGGCACAAGTTTAAAGGGTTACAAAAACAAACTTTTACTTCACCACTATTTCAAAACATTATGTGCACTCACATGTTTGCTTCTGTTATGACAGTCCTGAAGGAGCAGATTTAGATAAGCCTGTGTTATCCAATACTAGTTCATTTGTAGCTAACCCTTTGCTGTGTGACAATGTCTGCCTACAATGTTCCTCATACATTGAAAGAAATGTGCAGCATGCTGTGTAGATAAAGATAGACCTACTATCCATGTACCCTAAACTGTACATAGGAGTTACATCACAGATGGAGAGTTTGGCAAATCCATTTACGACAAAATTGTTCCCGGCGGGAAAACAGGTTGACTGAAATGTGCAGACTCACACATTCTCACCATACCTACAAACCTCTGTGGAAGACATTGTTCCATTCTGCATTGGTGGCAAACCTAGTAACGGCCCCGGTCTGTTATGCTGCCTGTGCACAGTGTGCAGATAGTTAACATAACACCACATAACTCCCAGTCCTTATGATGGAGGAAACCGAACAGAGACGGGGTCGGGACCAATCTTTGGTAACCATTTGGCAAACAATTATCCAAAAGGGTAAAATACACATATGAAATGCCTTAGTTGTAACTCCACtaccattttttttgtcaacCAACACCCTCCATTGGTACCGACCTATTTGCAGTAAGACTGGTGTCACCAGGGCTGTCTCCATTGGTATCGACCTATTTGCAGTAAGACTGGTGTGACCAGGACTGTCTCCATTGGTACCGACCTATTTGCAGTAAGACTGGTGTGACCAGGGCTGTCTCCATTTTTTTATCTCAGAAGTAAGAAATAAATATGTATCATCAGTACTCGCTTAAANNNNNNNNNNNNNNNNNNNNNNNNNNNNNNNNNNNNNNNNNNNNNNNNNNNNNNNNNNNNNNNNNNNNNNNNNNNNNNNNNNNNNNNNNNNNNNNNNNNNNNNNNNNNNNNNNNNNNNNNNNNNNNNNNNNNNNNNNNNNNNNNNNNNNNNNNNNNNNNNNNNNNNNNNNNNNNNNNNNNNNNNNNNNNNNNNNNNNNNNNNNNNNNNNNNNNNNNNNNNNNNNNNNNNNNNNNNNNNNNNNNNNNNNNNNNNNNNNNNNNNNNNNNNNNNNNNNNNNNNNNNNNNNNNNNNNNNNNNNNNNNNNNNNNNNNNNNNNNNNNNNNNNNNNNNNNNNNNNNNNNNNNNNNNNNNNNNNNNNNNNNNNNNNNNNNNNNNNNNNNNNNNNNNNNNNNNNNNNNNNNNNNNNNNNNNNNNNNNNNNNNNNNNNNNNNNNNNNNNNNNNNNNNNNNNNNNNNNNNNNNNNNNNNNNNNNNNNNNNNNNNNNNNNNNNNNNNNNNNNNNNNNNNNNNNNNNNNNNNNNNNNNNNNNNNNNNNNNNNNNNNNNNNNNNNNNNNNNNNNNNNNNNNNNNNNNNNNNNNNNNNNNNNNNNNNNNNNNNNNNNNNNNNNNNNNNNNNNNNNNNNNNNNNNNNNNNNNNNNNNNNNNNNNNNNNNNNNNNNNNNNNNNNNNNNNNNNNNNNNNNNNNNNNNNNNNNNNNNNNNNNNNNNNNNNNNNNNNNNNNNNNNNNNNNNNNNNNNNNNNNNNNNNNNNNNNNNNNNNNNNNNNNNNNNNNNNNNNNNNNNNNNNNNNNNNNNNNNNNNNNNNNNNNNNNNNNNNNNNNNNNNNNNNNNNNNNNNNNNNNNNNNNNNNNNNNNNNNNNNNNNNNNNNNNNNNNNNNNNNNNNNNNNNNNNNNNNNNNNNNNNNNNNNNNNNNNNNNNNNNNNNNNNNNNNNNNNNNNNNNNNNNNNNNNNNNNNNNNNNNNNNNNNNNNNNNNNNNNNNNNNNNNNNNNNNNNNNNNNNNNNNNNNNNNNNNNNNNNNNNNNNNNNNNNNNNNNNNNNNNNNNNNNNNNNNNNNNNNNNNNNNNNNNNNNNNNNNNNNNNNNNNNNNNNNNNNNNNNNNNNNNNNNNNNNNNNNNNNNNNNNNNNNNNNNNNNNNNNNNNNNNNNNNNNNNNNNNNNNNNNNNNNNNNNNNNNNNNNNNNNNNNNNNNNNNNNNNNNNNNNNNNNNNNNNNNNNNNNNNNNNNNNNNNNNNNNNNNNNNNNNNNNNNNNNNNNNNNNNNNNNNNNNNNNNNNNNNNNNNNNNNNNNNNNNNNNNNNNNNNNNNNNNNNNNNNNNNNNNNNNNNNNNNNNNNNNNNNNNNNNNNNNNNNNNNNNNNNNNNNNNNNNNNNNNNNNNNNNNNNNNNNNNNNNNNNNNNNNNNNNNNNNNNNNNNNNNNNNNNNNNNNNNNNNNNNNNNNNNNNNNNNNNNNNNNNNNNNNNNNNNNNNNNNNNNNNNNNNNNNNNNNNNNNNNNNNNNNNNNNNNNNNNNNNNNNNNNNNNNNNNNNNNNNNNNNNNNNNNNNNNNNNNNNNNNNNNNNNNNNNNNNNNNNNNNNNNNNNNNNNNNNNNNNNNNNNNNNNNNNNNNNNNNNNNNNNNNNNNNNNNNNNNNNNNNNNNNNNNNNNNNNNNNNNNNNNNNNNNNNNNNNNNNNNNNNNNNNNNNNNNNNNNNNNNNNNNNNNNNNNNNNNNNNNNNNNNNNNNNNNNNNNNNNNNNNNNNNNNNNNNNNNNNNNNNNNNNNNNNNNNNNNNNNNNNNNNNNNNNNNNNNNNNNNNNNNNNNNNNNNNNNNNNNNNNNNNNNNNNNNNNNNNNNNNNNNNNNNNNNNNNNNNNNNNNNNNNNNNNNNNNNNNNNNNNNNNNNNNNNNNNNNNNNNNNNNNNNNNNNNNNNNNNNNNNNNNNNNNNNNNNNNNNNNNNNNNNNNNNNNNNNNNNNNNNNNNNNNNNNNNNNNNNNNNNNNNNNNNNNNNNNNNNNNNNNNNNNNNNNNNNNNNNNNNNNNNNNNNNNNNNNNNNNNNNNNNNNNNNNNNNNNNNNNNNNNNNNNNNNNNNNNNNNNNNNNNNNNNNNNNNNNNNNNNNNNNNNNNNNNNNNNNNNNNNNNNNNNNNNNNNNNNNNNNNNNNNNNNNNNNNNNNNNNNNNNNNNNNNNNNNNNNNNNNNNNNNNNNNNNNNNNNNNNNNNNNNNNNNNNNNNNNNNNNNNNNNNNNNNNNNNNNNNNNNNNNNNNNNNNNNNNNNNNNNNNNNNNNNNNNNNNNNNNNNNNNNNNNNNNNNNNNNNNNNNNNNNNNNNNNNNNNNNNNNNNNNNNNNNNNNNNNNNNNNNNNNNNNNNNNNNNNNNNNNNNNNNNNNNNNNNNNNNNNNNNNNNNNNNNNNNNNNNNNNNNNNNNNNNNNNNNNNNNNNNNNNNNNNNNNNNNNNNNNNNNNNNNNNNNNNNNNNNNNNNNNNNNNNNNNNNNNNNNNNNNNNNNNNNNNNNNNNNNNNNNNNNNNNNNNNNNNNNNNNNNNNNNNGCTAAATTAGCGAACGTTACAGAAGCTAGCCAAGTTTGCAAGCTAAAGAGCTAGCTAACTTCCTCAgtctgtaacgttagctaactatgcTATCAAACTGTTCTGGCATGAGTTACCGGTATATTATTGGTATCACTATCCCCATATCTAACGTCAAAGCCCGCTACAATATAGACCATCTCTGYTATTAACGTTGGTGTGTAGTAGATTGTACAWGCTGTCACGAACGCTAATGATACAACGGACAGGTGTGTTCACATGATCAGacggtagctaactagctagttaacgttagcttagaagctagctaggtagctacggtattttagctagctatgatGAATGTAACCCGTAGATAACCAGCTAACCTGGGATRGGCTACCGAATGYTGATAAAGATACACAAATCGAATATACCTGATCCCCTTTCCAATGTAAAGAAGTATTCACGTTCCTTAGTCGTCGGTGTGCCCGAGTAGCCTCAGTTTGCTAGCTGTTTCAACACGCTGATGCCCAGTCCAATGACAAAATGCATTGCCCAATCTCATTAATTGCCACCGTAAAAAAGCAGTACCTACTGACATCACTAAAATCCATGACCAATTGCTCTAATTCTATCCAATGGGAGGCAAGCTTGGATGCTATTCAACAAATGTACACAACATTCAGTAGCATTTTTTTTGTCCTGTGATAATTGTAACAAACATAATAATAATTGAGTGGATTTATATAGCGCGTTTCTACGGTTACTCAAAGCGCTTTATATAGTAAAGGTCAAACTCATCTCATCCACCAATGTgcagcacccacctgggtgatgcatggcgaccatttttgtgccagaacgctcaccacaATCAGGTGGAGAGGTGAGTTATATtatgccaattaggaatgagggAGGTGATTAGATGGCCATGATGGAATGGGACCAGGTTGGGAATTtagttatttataaaaaaatatatacgttttacctttatttaactaggcaagtcagttaagaacaaattcttattttcaatgacggcctaggaacagtgggttaactgccttgttcaggggcagaacgaatgatttgttttatcttgtcagctcggggatttgaacgtgcaacctttcggttactggtccaacgctctaaccactaggctaacatCCCTACtattacaataagtgccatgatATGTTttatgaccacagagagtcaggacaaccGTTTAATGTCCCAGCCGAAACAAGGCACCCTACACAGTGCAATAAATATCCccttcactgccctggggcagaGTGAAGAGTGCACACCACTGGCCCTCCAACAGTAATAAAAACTAAATTAGTTCATGCTATGAAATCAATAAGGTTTTGTATGTTTTATTCTATATGTTTCTGAACAATTGGTTTGGTAATATTTGCCAGTAATATAAGCTTTACATAAAACCAGTTTCTGAGAAGGCTGACGATAAATATGTATTGTGACAACAATGTCACACATTAATCTACAGAAGCTGTCTATCATATATTTCTATTTGTTTCCATAGCAATGCAGTAGAATATTACTTGTCTATTTTGTCAGAGGTTCATACGATCTAGGATCAAAGTAAACAAATACTCCTCAGATGATCATGCAGGAGCAGCTGGTATAACAGCTGCAATAAACACATTATAGGTCGTATTCGGTGTCAATGCCCTCCATCGTGACTGGTGTAGGCCAACACAGGAGAAATAACGTTTCTTGTCCGAAAATGTCTTCAAGTACTTCATTCTCCAAGCCAACAATAGGCTACAATAATATAAGCAGGAAAGCATTTTCTCAAATGGGAGAATAGCCTACTGTAGTATGTCAATTGCACTCCAGAGTCTCACAGTTAGGCAATAGAAGTCCATCTCTCtctgaacactgaacactgaacatCCCATTCCTCAATCTTCCCATCCCTTTCTCATTCTAACGCTATGTGGTTCCCAtgctggggagaggaggaggacaggacgtTCATCATCACACTGTGAGCGATAGCCGTGACAGTCCCCGAGCCCTTGGAGCTATTCTGCATGCTGATGATGTTCCCACTGGTCTGCTCCAGCTCTGCCTCCGCCTTGCGGAAGAAGCCCCTCATGCTGGACTGGAAGTTGTTGGTGACGAAGCAGTAGACGATGGGGTCCATGCAGCTGTTCAGGCTGCTGAGGGTGACGGTGACGTGGTAGACAATGACGTGGTGGGGCATGTCGGGGTAGAAGTACACCAGCACCTGCCTGACGTGGAACGGGGTGAAGCAGATGGTGAAGATGACCAGGACAGTGGTGAGGAGCTGCACGGCCCGCACRcgcctctctctgctctgctgcatCAGACTGGAGTTGGACAGGGCACACATGATGCGCACGGTGAACACCACAATGACGACCAAGGGGAGGAAGAACTCGAAGACGGTCAGGACGAAGAGCTTGGAGACGCAGCAGCCCGCGTGTCGGAACGCCGTGGTGAGGAAGGAGTAGGTGACCACGATAGCGAAGAGCCAGATGAAAATGCACACCCCCTTGGCCACGTTAGGGTTCCTCCACTTCCTAGAGGCCTCAACCTGTACTATGGCCAGGTATCTGTCCACACATATACTGGTGAGGAAGAGGATGCTGCAGTACATSTTGACAAAGTAGCTGAATATATGCACGTAGGAGCAGTTGAGGCACTTTCCCCCACTGTAGTAGAGAATGATACGTGTGGGCAGGGAGAGGTTAACCAGTAGGTCTGTGACAGCCAGATTGATGGTGTAGATGACTGAGGTGGTCTTGGGCTTGGTACGGAAGCAGAACACGTACAGGGCCAGGGTGTTGAGAACCATTCCCACCATGAAGATGAGTGTGTTGACCACCACCAGACAGATCCACAGGCTGTAGAAGTCATTGTAGAGACCCTCGTCTAGATGGGCCAGGCGGTGCATGTACGGCTCTCTGCTCACATTGGTGTTGCCGGCAGAGGTCGCCATGGGCATTACTGTTGAGGTAGAGTTATCCAGTGACATCCCAGTATAGGCAGGCTCCATGGTTCTGTGGTTGGCCCCGCGgcctgaaaaaaacaaaaaaacaatatggaGTTTAGTGGGTTCATTTTGCAGATCAACACAACTAGCCCACACCTATTTACCATGGCATTTTTAGTTGAGGAATTCTGAATCATACACTGAATATTCTGGAAAACATTCTTGGAAATCTTAACATAAACCAATATCGTAATCATGTTGTAATGATGTTTAGATGGTGTGATATTCTCTAAAGACTGAAGACTGCATCTACAAAACATTCATGAACAAAACATCAGTCCCCTGTGGAAACAATTATATTCCCATCattgttgttgtattacttgatGAGGTGATCTAAATAAATACTCTAACTTGATACTGGATGGGAAAAGTCTGTCGGACATTATAAAGCCAATTCCATTGGATCATGTGGACGTCAGTGTGTATGCAGTccagggctgcgtcccaaattgcaccctattccttatatagtgctgTAGTTTTGACCAAAATCCTggccagaagtagtgcactatatagggtatatagggaatagggtgcaatttgagacacAACTCAGATAAAGTAaccatgtatgtttgtgtgtacataTCAGGGAGGGAGATCTTTCCTGAGGATCTAGAGTCTCATGAGAACAGGCATCCTCTGTTACCTAAACACTTATTCAACTTTGACCTGGGCCCTGGACTCTAGCCACCAATGTCACTACTTCTCCACCATCCACTCCCATTGTGGTACAGtcacagtgtttgtttctgttggcatCAACCCCATTAATGAGCCAATTACAAGGGCATCTGAGCTATTCCATTCATTTCAAGTGTTTATTTACCAACTAGAAATCCATTCGTTTTCTCAGACATGGGAATCAGAGACGGGTGtaatttatttgtatatttaaCAGTGAAGGTGGGCTTTTAGACAGAAAAATAAGCAAACGTATGCTACATAATATACACTAGCAACAGGAACAGGACTGACAGAGGAAATACAGCTGTATAGAGAATTGCAAATGATTCATATTATTCAGTTTTCCGGCAAAGTGAACTTCTTCAAAGAGAATCAGcacagagagcaacagagagtagaagagatGCTATGATTTCAAGAGGTCAGACATCATTCTTGTGGGGCTTTTGGTATTTGCAGTGTCATCATAGTATTTTTTCATCATAGTATTTTTTTGCCCTCCTTTTTTTGAGATTGGGACCTTATGAAAGAAACCAACACAGAGTTATCTGATAACTTCCTTTAAAGGGAtatctgtcacgcctgctcctgctctccctcGAGCGCCAGGCTGCCCGGGATtatgcactcctgccaccatcattacgcacagctGCTTCCCtggtcacgcgcatcagcgattcattggactcaatcacctgtgttgtTACCTCCCTTATACTGTCTGTTTCTCAGCTccgttccctgcttctgcattcaTTGTCGTTTGTCTTCGTATTAcccggttctgacgctgttcctgtcatgttccatgtgtaacagtataactttaaaccgtcccctcgccccgacgcgaaccagggaccttctgcacacatcaacaacggtcgcccacgaaacatcgttacccatcgctccacaaaggccgcggcccttgcagagcaaggggaaaccctacttcaagtctcagagcaagtgacgtaaccgattgaaaNNNNNNNNNNNNNNNNNNNNNNNNNNNNNNNNNNNNNNNNNNNNNNNNNNNNNNNNNNNNNNNNNNNNNNNNNNNNNNNNNNNNNNNNNNNNNNNNNNNNNNNNNNNNNNNNNNNNNNNNNNNNNNNNNNNNNNNNNNNNNNNNNNNNNNNNNNNNNNNNNNNNNNNNNNNNNNNNNNNNNNNNNNNNNNNNNNNNNNNNNNNNNNNNNNNNNNNNNNNNNNNNNNNNNNNNNNNNNNNNNNNNNNNNNNNNNNNNNNNNNNNNNNNNNNNNNNNNNNNNNNNNNNNNNNNNNNNNNNNNNNNNNNNNNNNNNNNNNNNNNNNNNNNNNNNNNNNNNNNNNNNNNNNNNNNNNNNNNNNNNNNNNNNNNNNNNNNNNNNNNNNNNNNNNNNNNNNNNNNNNNNNNNNNNNNNNNNNNNNNNNNNNNNNNNNNNNNNNNNNNNACGGACTATAACATACCATAACACTAACCCAAAGAAACTGACTAttaacaacaaccaaaacaacgaCTATAACAATAACAAAAAGACCATACACTAACCAAAACAACTACTATAAAAACTACCCAAAACAACTGACATAACAACTAACCCAAAACAACTGACTATAACAAACAACCATAACAAAACTGACTATAACAAAATAAAACCATAACAACGACTTAACAACTAACAAACAACTAACCATAAACTACTTACacaaaactaaccaaaacaactgACTATAACAACTAACCATAACAACTAACCAAAACAACTGACCATAACAACTAACCAAAACAACTGACTATAACAACTGACAACAACTGACCAAAACAACTGACTATAACAACTGACAACAACTGACCAAAACAACTGACCAAAACAACTGACCAAAACAACCGACTATAACAACTGACCATAACAACTAACCATAACAACTGTCTATAACAACTGACGATAACAACTAACCAAAGCAACCGACTATAACAACTAACCATAACAACTAACCATACCAACTGACTATAACAACTGACTATAACAACTAGCCGTAACAACTGACTATAACAACTAACCATTACAACTAACCATACCAACTGACTATAACAACTGACTATAACAACTGACTATAACAACTAGCCGTAACAACTGACTATAACAACTAACCATACCAACTGACTATAACAACTAGCCGAAACAACTGACTATAACAACTAACCATAACAACTAACTAAAGCAAATAACcataacatttgactaaaacaaccataacAGCTAACCATAACAACAAGGACTAACCATAACAACTGACCATAACAACCAACCATAACAACTAACCATAAATACTGACTATAAGTACTGACCATAAAAACCAATCATAACAACTGACTATTACGGCCATACCTGACCATAACAACTGACcctaacaacaataacaactaaCCATAACAACGGACTATAACggcctgtaacggctttcgtctggtgaagaagaagaggaccaaggtgcagcgtggtacgtgttcattttaataaactaaataaactgaacactgaaatgacaaaaataataaaaagagggagaacgaaaatgaaacagttctgtaaggaatacgcacaaaacagaaaacaatcacccacaacacacaatggggaaaacaggctacctaagtatgattctcaatcagagacaacgattgacagctgcctctgattgagaaccacacacggccaaacagcTAACCATAACAGCTGACCATAACTAACCATAACAGCTGACCATAACTAACCATAACAGCGGAATATAACAACCAACCATAACAACTGACCATTAGAGTCACCAGACTGGTTTTAGAGTCACCAGACTGGTTTTAGAGTCACCAGACTGGCTTTAGAGTCACCAGACTGGTTTTAGAGTCACCAGACTGGCTTTAGAGTCACCAGACTGGCTTCATAGATCACCAACTGGGGTTTAGATCACCAGAATGGTTTTAGAGTCACCAGACTGGCTTTCGAGTCACCAGACTGGTTTTAGAGTAACCAGACTGGTTTTAGTCACCAGACTGGTTTTAGAGTCACCAGACTGGCTTTAGAGTCACTTGgctttgtgtttttatttgtctTACACCACCACAAACTAATAATCAACTAATTTCCACCAGACTGGCTTTAGAGTCATCTTACTCTCTTATCGAGTTGGAATGGGGCGAGTCTTAGGGTTGATATGAGAGATTACTCTATGCTGATAGG
The Salvelinus sp. IW2-2015 unplaced genomic scaffold, ASM291031v2 Un_scaffold3520, whole genome shotgun sequence genome window above contains:
- the LOC112076024 gene encoding G-protein coupled receptor 20-like, coding for MEPAYTGMSLDNSTSTVMPMATSAGNTNVSREPYMHRLAHLDEGLYNDFYSLWICLVVVNTLIFMVGMVLNTLALYVFCFRTKPKTTSVIYTINLAVTDLLVNLSLPTRIILYYSGGKCLNCSYVHIFSYFVXMYCSILFLTSICVDRYLAIVQVEASRKWRNPNVAKGVCIFIWLFAIVVTYSFLTTAFRHAGCCVSKLFVLTVFEFFLPLVVIVVFTVRIMCALSNSSLMQQSRERRVRAVQLLTTVLVIFTICFTPFHVRQVLVYFYPDMPHHVIVYHVTVTLSSLNSCMDPIVYCFVTNNFQSSMRGFFRKAEAELEQTSGNIISMQNSSKGSGTVTAIAHSVMMNVLSSSSPQHGNHIALE